The following coding sequences lie in one Eubacterium ventriosum genomic window:
- a CDS encoding leucine-rich repeat domain-containing protein, whose amino-acid sequence MKKIIAIILVTTMLACNSVNAASFVQDKKVELNNEHMKDYNNSSVKWKFDEKSGVLSFSGCEKLEKVDVGQIKNQVRYIVLADDIKEISSGSLSGYFNLSKVTILGDVVATGNAFYLDTPRTLELAGRCENLGEMISSDMAPFPKIVLINNNKYYEEKDRMLLTKDGKELVLFYGGESLKVPDTVEKIDSYACYQLGNLSDVKLNGKLKEIGDYAFYHTGISTLKLKNNIQIIGEQAFAGNNIKTVKFNKKIKLIGKYCFDDNLLRKVYLRSNPRIEEGAFPKDAVIQYSKKAKNKGSVAELGYKVKTKKLYVVANKIKKASGYQIVVTQKSNKLKKKFNTKKGELNKKLKLNLKYQVQEGVIKVNSRNSIYVKVRPYFGKKNNKKYGKWSIKYKVPVYL is encoded by the coding sequence ATGAAAAAGATAATTGCAATTATATTAGTAACAACTATGTTAGCCTGTAATTCTGTGAATGCAGCATCTTTTGTACAGGACAAGAAAGTGGAGTTAAACAATGAACATATGAAGGACTACAATAATTCATCTGTTAAATGGAAATTTGATGAAAAGAGCGGTGTTCTTAGTTTTAGCGGTTGTGAAAAATTAGAAAAGGTAGATGTAGGGCAGATAAAAAATCAGGTTAGGTATATTGTTTTGGCAGATGATATTAAGGAAATATCATCAGGATCATTATCAGGATATTTTAATCTAAGTAAGGTAACAATATTGGGAGATGTTGTGGCTACCGGAAATGCGTTTTACTTAGACACTCCAAGAACACTGGAGTTGGCAGGAAGATGTGAAAATTTGGGAGAGATGATTAGCAGCGACATGGCCCCATTTCCGAAAATAGTTTTAATTAATAACAACAAGTACTATGAAGAAAAAGACAGAATGTTGTTAACAAAAGATGGGAAAGAATTAGTGCTATTTTATGGTGGAGAATCTTTGAAGGTGCCTGACACTGTGGAAAAAATAGACTCTTATGCCTGCTATCAGCTAGGAAATTTGAGTGATGTGAAACTGAATGGCAAGCTGAAAGAAATCGGGGACTATGCTTTCTATCACACAGGAATTAGTACATTAAAGTTAAAAAACAATATTCAAATAATTGGAGAACAGGCTTTTGCCGGTAACAATATTAAAACAGTTAAGTTTAATAAGAAAATAAAACTAATTGGCAAATATTGTTTTGATGACAATCTTTTAAGAAAAGTATATTTGCGTAGCAATCCCAGAATAGAAGAGGGAGCTTTTCCAAAAGATGCAGTTATCCAGTATTCAAAAAAGGCAAAGAACAAGGGTAGCGTAGCAGAGCTTGGATATAAAGTAAAAACAAAAAAGCTATATGTTGTAGCGAATAAAATAAAAAAGGCTAGTGGCTATCAGATTGTGGTTACACAAAAAAGCAATAAACTGAAGAAAAAATTCAATACTAAAAAAGGAGAATTGAATAAGAAGTTAAAACTTAATTTAAAGTACCAAGTTCAGGAAGGCGTAATAAAAGTAAACAGCAGGAACAGTATTTATGTAAAAGTAAGACCATATTTTGGAAAGAAGAACAATAAAAAATACGGTAAGTGGAGCATAAAATACAAAGTTCCGGTTTATCTATAG
- a CDS encoding response regulator transcription factor encodes MRNDRRLVLMVEDDNKLREVLTKFLSRNDYEVLAAENGKVGLKLFYENSKNLDIVLLDGMLPDIDGVDVLKEIREHSQVPVIMLTARESEEDQLNGLNNGADNYITKPFLMKVLLVHMGKLIQRNGNEDTDVIEKGALKLEKQFRKAYINGEFVDTTPKEFDLLVYMCENEKVVLKRENILDAVWGFDYDGDMRTVDTLVKQLRKKMTDKYPYITSVYGVGYKFEVK; translated from the coding sequence ATGAGAAACGACAGAAGATTGGTTCTTATGGTTGAAGATGATAACAAGTTAAGAGAAGTTTTAACAAAGTTTTTGTCAAGAAACGATTATGAAGTTTTGGCGGCAGAAAACGGAAAAGTAGGGCTTAAACTTTTTTATGAAAATAGCAAGAATTTAGATATTGTACTTCTTGACGGAATGCTTCCTGACATAGACGGTGTGGATGTTTTGAAAGAAATAAGAGAACATTCGCAGGTGCCGGTTATTATGTTGACAGCAAGGGAATCAGAAGAAGACCAGCTTAACGGATTAAATAACGGTGCGGACAATTATATAACAAAGCCATTTCTTATGAAGGTTTTGCTTGTACATATGGGTAAGTTGATTCAGAGAAATGGCAATGAAGACACGGACGTAATTGAAAAAGGCGCGCTTAAATTAGAAAAGCAGTTTAGAAAAGCATATATTAATGGCGAGTTTGTAGATACAACTCCTAAGGAATTTGATTTGCTTGTATATATGTGCGAAAACGAAAAAGTGGTTTTGAAGCGTGAAAATATATTGGATGCAGTTTGGGGCTTTGATTACGACGGCGATATGCGAACTGTAGACACACTTGTAAAGCAGTTAAGAAAAAAGATGACGGACAAGTATCCTTACATCACGTCAGTTTACGGTGTTGGTTACAAATTTGAGGTAAAATAA
- a CDS encoding sensor histidine kinase — translation MKTKLRTTYLVTVLFFLFVTVGSMILFYNMFSEEFIIANNKKIMNSVFEDAQGMDLSSLTKSDRKRLKEFSDKGGVIAIYDGEKIIYFSGDTPERKKNIKRRKFDEKIYEYTYTPKANMSEGRKAIRLKGKIDQNVKTYYLYCSVKLRTLENSIGLISRFMLVEMIIILILGIPFSFYMAQRTVKPIEKLGKLAKKMENNEPINFEEYDFPNNEIGNLAEQLKSMYLKISSNLNELNNYNYLLKTQNKELIEFDERRKKFIGAATHELKTPLAIISTQLEMMNTDNDEAMSEYYESIMEEIQKMSNLIREMLNSSFEGDIILSGPMKVDSLSELLDGMKDKYMGLFWSKKANCRFDIEDNIYINMNNEQIEQAINNYIINAYEHIPEKGTAVVTLKSVGDKAVISVFNDGNNIKEEELNKIWQGFYQTDERVKESNVGLGLYIVRNIVKNHNGVCYAKNHHNGVEFVMEFNRTDKY, via the coding sequence ATGAAGACTAAGTTAAGAACAACCTATCTTGTAACGGTATTATTCTTTTTGTTTGTTACAGTGGGAAGCATGATTTTATTCTATAATATGTTTTCAGAAGAATTCATTATTGCAAATAATAAGAAAATAATGAACAGTGTTTTTGAGGACGCACAGGGAATGGATTTGTCGTCTTTAACAAAGAGTGATAGGAAGAGATTGAAAGAATTTTCGGACAAAGGTGGAGTTATTGCAATTTATGATGGTGAAAAAATCATATATTTTTCAGGAGATACGCCTGAAAGAAAGAAAAATATAAAAAGAAGAAAGTTCGATGAAAAAATATATGAATATACATATACACCTAAGGCAAATATGTCAGAGGGCAGAAAAGCGATTAGACTTAAGGGCAAAATAGATCAGAATGTAAAAACATATTATTTATATTGTAGTGTAAAGCTTAGAACCTTAGAGAACAGCATAGGACTGATAAGCAGGTTTATGCTGGTTGAAATGATTATTATTTTAATATTAGGTATTCCTTTTTCATTTTATATGGCACAGAGGACAGTTAAGCCTATTGAAAAACTGGGAAAACTGGCAAAGAAAATGGAAAATAATGAGCCAATTAATTTTGAAGAATATGATTTCCCTAACAATGAAATAGGAAATCTGGCAGAGCAGCTGAAAAGTATGTACCTTAAGATTTCCAGTAACCTTAACGAATTAAATAATTATAACTATTTGTTGAAAACTCAGAATAAAGAGTTAATAGAGTTTGATGAAAGACGTAAGAAGTTTATTGGGGCGGCAACTCACGAATTGAAAACGCCACTTGCCATTATTTCTACACAGCTTGAAATGATGAATACGGATAATGACGAGGCAATGAGTGAGTATTACGAGTCAATAATGGAAGAGATACAGAAGATGTCCAACCTGATTCGAGAAATGCTTAATTCATCATTTGAGGGAGATATTATTTTAAGTGGTCCGATGAAAGTTGACAGTCTTTCAGAACTTTTGGACGGAATGAAGGACAAATACATGGGACTATTTTGGTCAAAGAAAGCTAATTGCAGATTTGATATAGAAGACAATATTTATATTAATATGAATAATGAGCAGATTGAACAGGCCATAAACAATTATATAATTAATGCTTACGAGCACATTCCGGAAAAAGGTACAGCAGTAGTCACACTAAAAAGTGTAGGCGATAAAGCAGTAATTTCTGTTTTTAATGATGGTAATAATATAAAAGAAGAAGAATTAAACAAGATTTGGCAGGGCTTCTACCAGACTGACGAGCGAGTGAAAGAATCAAACGTTGGACTTGGCCTTTATATTGTAAGAAACATTGTAAAGAACCACAACGGAGTATGTTATGCCAAGAATCATCACAACGGCGTTGAGTTTGTAATGGAGTTTAACCGCACAGACAAATATTAA